A window from Neodiprion fabricii isolate iyNeoFabr1 chromosome 2, iyNeoFabr1.1, whole genome shotgun sequence encodes these proteins:
- the LOC124175721 gene encoding 60S ribosomal protein L35 yields MGKVKCSELRGKDKKELLKQLDELKTELTNLRVAKVTGGAASKLSKIRVVRKAIARVYIVMHQYQKENLRKLFKNKKYKPLDLRPKKTRAIRRALTPYQASRKTLKEIRKRSAFPIRKYAVKA; encoded by the exons ATG GGTAAGGTCAAGTGCTCCGAGCTGAGGGGGAAAGACAAGAAGGAGTTGCTCAAACAGCTCGATGAGCTCAAAACCGAATTGACGAATTTGAGAGTTGCCAAAGTGACAGGAGGTGCCGCTTCCAAACTCTCAAAAAT TCGCGTCGTTCGCAAAGCTATTGCTCGTGTGTACATTGTTATGCACCAGTACCAAAAGGAGAATTTACGAAAGTTGTTCAAGAATAAGAAGTACAAGCCCTTAGACTTGAGGCCAAAGAAGACCAGAGCAATTCGCAGGGCCTTGACTCCTTACCAGGCGAGTCGTAAGACTCTGAAAGAAATTCGGAAGCGATCTGCATTCCCCATCAGGAAATATGCCGTCAAAGCTTAA
- the LOC124175715 gene encoding heparin sulfate O-sulfotransferase, which translates to MIVRTFPVQWFFVIVLILLILYFKIRISYLEESTKTLQNALAQMEKRNNIESLSHTEDSPLSSVDDVVVIYNRVPKTGSTSFVGIVYDLCKQNKYHSLHINVTNNMHTLTLPNQVQFVNNITQWDAMKPAFYHGHVAFLNFEKFGVKRTPLYINLLRKPLDRFVSYYYFLRYGDNFRPHLIRKKHGDTKTFDECVRHGQPDCDPNNMWLQVPFLCGHEPACWEVGNPWAVAEAKRNVEKHYLLVGVTEELPEFVQTLQATLPRFFKGAYDHFMHNSKSHLRQTTQKIDPLPETVKKIQNSQVWQMENDLYMHVLAHFHAVKKRVINSTPQEANQHFMYEKIRPK; encoded by the exons atGATAGTGAGAACATTTCCAGTACAGTGGTTTTTCGTGATAGTATTAATACTCTTAATtctatatttcaaaataagaaTCAGTTACCTTGAAGAAAGTACTAAAACCCTGC AGAATGCATTGGCTCAGATGGAAAAGCGAAACAACATCGAATCGCTTAGTCACACTGAGGACAGCCCATTATCAAGTGTCGATGATGTGGTCGTGATATACAACAGAGTACCAAAGACAGGCTCCACAAGTTTTGTGGGCATAGTATATGATCTATGCAAACAAAACAAGTATCATTCCTTACACATCAATGTCACCAACAACATGCATACACTTACTCTTCCAAATCAG GtacaatttgtaaataatattactcAATGGGATGCAATGAAACCAGCTTTTTATCATGGTCACGTAgcttttttaaactttgaaaa attcGGAGTTAAGCGTACACCgttgtatataaatttattacgaaAACCTTTGGACAGATTCGTATCTTATTACTACTTTCTAAGATATGGAGATAATTTCCGACCACACTTAATAAGAAAAAAGCATGGCGACACCAAG ACATTCGACGAGTGCGTCAGACATGGACAACCTGACTGTGATCCAAACAATATGTGGCTTCAAGTTCCGTTCCTCTGTGGACACGAACCTGCTTGTTG GGAAGTCGGTAATCCATGGGCAGTTGCAGAAGCTAAAAGAAATGTAGAAAAACACTACCTCCTAGTTGGAGTCACAGAAGAATTACCAGAATTTGTACAAACTCTTCAGGCTACACTACCACGATTTTTCAAAGGAGCCTACGATCACTTTATGCATA atagcAAGTCCCACTTACGACAAACTACCCAAAAAATTGACCCTCTCCCAGAAActgtaaagaaaattcaaaattcgcaAGTATGGCAGATGGAGAATGATTTATACATGCATGTTTTGGCTCATTTTCATGCAGTAAAAAAGCGTGTTATAAACTCAACGCCGCAGGAAGCGAATCAACACTtcatgtatgaaaaaatcagaccaaaatga
- the LOC124175720 gene encoding N-terminal Xaa-Pro-Lys N-methyltransferase 1: MDDIQKNDERTENFYSDAANYWSKVPATEDGMLGGFGFISNTDIEGSELFLRSAFKLKNPPRKEYALDCGSGIGRISKHLLTKHFKKVDLVEQNSEFLEAAKTYLAGRTKRVGEFFPIGLQNFCPEVGKYDVIWCQWVLGHLQDDDFIKFFSHCQAGLKENGVVIVKENITSSENVEVDTQDSSVTRPLKELQRLFDLAGFSSVKEQKQSRLPRGLYPVYMFILRPRKIIRNSVSNVLQ; encoded by the exons ATGGATGATATTcagaaaaatgacgaaaggactgaaaatttttattccgacgCTGCCAACTACTGGTCTAAAGTCCCAGCCACAGAGGATGGAATGTTAGGAGGATTTGGGTTCATTTCGAACACAGATATCGAAGGGTCGGAATTATTTCTAAGATCAGCCTTCAAG TTAAAAAATCCTCCGAGAAAAGAATATGCTTTAGACTGTGGTTCTGGAATTGGCAGAATATCAAAACATCTACTTACCAAACACTTCAAAAAAGTTGATTTGGTTGAGCAAAATTCCGAGTTTCTAGAAGCAGCAAAAACTTACCTCGCTGGTCGTACAAAAAGAGTTGGGGAATTTTTTCCCATAG GTCTGCAAAACTTTTGTCCTGAAGTAGGGAAGTATGATGTCATATGGTGTCAATGGGTTTTAGGACATCTACAAGATGacgattttataaaatttttcagccacTGTCA GGCAGGACTCAAAGAGAATGGCGTGGTAatagtaaaagaaaatataacaagtTCTGAAAACGTTGAAGTTGATACACAGGATTCCTCAGTAACACGCCCACTGAAGGAATTACAACGTTTATTTGATCTGGCTGGATTTTCTTCTGTAAAGGAACAAAAACAATCCAGACTTCCACGAGGTCTTTATCCTGTTTATATGTTCATATTACGACCTAGAAAAATCATACGGAATTCTGTGAGCAATGTACTACAGTAG